In Lycium barbarum isolate Lr01 chromosome 9, ASM1917538v2, whole genome shotgun sequence, the DNA window AAAGCAAGATAACAATTTTAAGTGTTTGCTTTTATATTCTTTGATTTCTTTCGGTAAATTACTGCGACGTTCATGACAGAGGCGTGTTAAAGAGAAGGACTAATAAGCTTCTATAAAAAAGATACACACACTTTACACGCATTCACATATCGAAAAGGATCGagaagaaagtaaaaaaaaattataagacaTAACACGAATTTATATTGTATGCGCATATTGGGGTCGACGATGGCGTTGTCCTCTTTCCTAGCAAGTAGCAAATGGGTAAAAATGACAGCATTTTGCCAGTGGTTAAAGTTGTAGGTCTTATCAACAAGGTCATAAGAAACTTGCTAGCAAATTAAAAGCAAAATAAGTTCAACTAAAACCCCAAGTGCTACATCCTGCTCTTAATAAAGTATATTTAATAGAATACTATCTACTTATCCTGCTCTTTGATTTATTATCCTTTTGTCAGTACAATTGATCTGGTTGGCTTCCACTGACTGGTCCAATCATACTACGGAGAGAGTAAAGGCCTAAAGGGGGCCATACAATTGTTTTTTATGGAGGATAGAATCATTGGTGGAAACTTTATCTCTAGTTCTTGAACAACAACCCACCCCCACAGTTTTTCATTCTTTTACTTTTTCACGTTTGAAatagtttgtgtatctcaattattttatcaGATATTTATTATCTTTTTATCAATACATATAATGATCAAGTTGGGATTTTCACTAAAAGAACGAAAAAGTAAACACATTAAAAAGTCAAGGAGATATATAAAATATCCACAGTATATATATAAAGAATATTTTTGACCTTATATATGCAATGTAATTTCTCAACAGAGGGGATCTGAATGAAATCTCTTGCGCCCCTAGCTCCGGCCTTGAGCACAAAAATTGAGTGACTTTGTCCCTCAAGGCTGTGACAAATTGGAAAAACATCActgagccttttttttttttttttgcttttattATAATTTgaaccctaattttttttttaatttttatccatTTCATTAACTACCAGACCACACCTTGAAGTATCTTTTTTGAAATTATTCTTAACAAACACCAAAAGAATTCTAAACCATccaatgccaaaaaaaaaaaaaaaaaaaaaaaggctccaGCTCTTATGTTATGCTAAGCTGGCACCAGTTGTTGCCCATGCATCCCACCATCCTGCTTCCCAAACACCCCCAAACTCAAATAAGTTCACAAGCTTTTTGCCCTTGTCTTTATTTCTCTCAGCTCCTTCTACTCACTATAAATACTTGCCCCCTTCAAATCAAACTCCACACACAACCAAAAATCACACATTATTCTAAGTTCAAGTAAATTGTAGCTAAAAATGGGGTCTTTTTCCCACTATGGGTTCTCAAGTATTTTCTTGGTTATAGCAATTTTGTTTAGTTTTTGCATGGTTTCTTATGGTGGAAATTTCTTTCAAGAATTTGACTTTACTTGGGGTGGCAATAGAGCCAAGATTTACAATGGAGGCCAACTTTTATCTTTGTCTTTGGATAGGCAATCTGGCTCTGGTTTTAAATCCAAGAAAGAACATCTCTTTGGGAGAATTGATATGCAAATCAAACTTGTTGCCGGAAACTCTGCTGGCACTGTCACAACATATTACGTAAGTACAATTAATTTCACGTATCTTTGTTGAACTTTGCCCCCGTACGAGAGTATTAAAGTCAGAAATTTATTTTTTATCGCATTAAAGTGAAGGTTGAAAGTTAAAACTACTTTTGGCAATATTATTGTAGGTTATTTAGTGGAAAAGAATGTTTGTGAAAGCTACTTGAAGTTCAATTTTCCTTTTAAGTAAAGGACACTTTAAAATATTTGCAATGTTGagaaatttttaaaatttgaggTCATGTCATATTTATTTAATGATTCACAAGCAACTTGTTTAATTTTCCATGTAGAAGTAACCACAAATTTGCCTAGTATATATGCATGTGACTATTTTTATGTGGACGCGAGCGTTTCTTTTTTAGCTGTTATAAGTAACTTTTATGTCATAATAATGATTCCCTATTCCCTTTCCTTTTATTTTCATTCCTGAAGCATATTACATGTCAAACTTTACAagttgtcaacttcttttctcaTAATATTAATTAGACTCATCTTAATCTAGTCTAAGTTAAAGTTTTACATACCAAAAGTATAAAAATATTGACACAATCAACTTACTAGTAAACTAGTCACAACTACATTTTTTCAACTATACTGATATTATAATTCTCCATACTATCAATATGTATAATTTAAGTTTTTTACTAGAACTAATGATGTCATTGATAGCTTATGTTGCTTGACCCTCTTAAAATAGTCTCACCTGTATCGAATCCTCCAAAAATACATAGATTTTAGATGATTGATAAACATGCGatgatatttttgaagagtctgaCCAGCATAGTTGACGGCCATAGAGCCTAATCGTGTTTTGCTTCAGTGCATTTTTctaactatttttatttttttattttttgcagttATCTTCTCAAGGACCCACTCATGATGAAATTGACTTTGAGTTCTTGGGAAATGTTACTGGTGAACCTTATATTCTCCACACAAACATCTATGCCCAAGGCAAGGGAAACAAAGAGCAGCAATTCTATCTCTGGTTTGACCCTACCAAGAACTTCCACAGCTACTCAATCATTTGGAAACCCCAACATATTGTGTAAGCAAATCACTCAATATTTATCTCTATACTATAagtaattaattaatatatttatattatatgctTTGGAGAATAAGGGGATTAATCTCACTATAATTACTGAATTTTATCCATTATAACGATAAAATCACGGAACTATTAAATTGACCTATTATTTCAACTATTGAACTTGAAATATAGAATTTGAAGTTTGAAACACA includes these proteins:
- the LOC132610513 gene encoding xyloglucan endotransglucosylase protein 1-like, with the translated sequence MGSFSHYGFSSIFLVIAILFSFCMVSYGGNFFQEFDFTWGGNRAKIYNGGQLLSLSLDRQSGSGFKSKKEHLFGRIDMQIKLVAGNSAGTVTTYYLSSQGPTHDEIDFEFLGNVTGEPYILHTNIYAQGKGNKEQQFYLWFDPTKNFHSYSIIWKPQHIVFLVDNTPIRVYKNAESLGVPFPKNQPMRIYSSLWNADDWATRGGLVKTDWTKAPFTAYFRNYMAQTFSTSQFSDEKWQNQELDANGRRRLRWVQKNFMIYNYCTDIKRFPQGSPPECRRF